In one Echinicola marina genomic region, the following are encoded:
- a CDS encoding TonB-dependent receptor, with product MAQTGQLEGTVTDEKGKKIEYINVLIEGTDLGALTDKNGKFHFDNVPTGPQTVKFSSFAYESLTRQIQINAGKTTQIDISLSEGELELQTVEILGRAETSYKNTSSFIGTKSSTPIKNVPQSIGYVTKELALDQGAFRVNDVVKNISGVNQFTFYNDITIRGHRIKGQDISGNLVNGMRAFTSFWKQQLIPHIERVEVIKGPASALFGNASAGGTINRVTKKPLTESRQSITSTVGSFNTFRVLGDFTGPMTEDRTLLYRLNLGYENSGNFRDLQYDKNFVVAPSFSFLPSDKTRLNLDIVYQNSDGRLDRGQAVFGDGNLYSVPTTKALNAANDYLKEESVNATISLRHEFTEGLSFNSIFMRSNYQEDLLEHRSNNKYAALGDGSLDPEKVEMRMSIRKRSWSNNNFNNYFNYNFNTGSVSHKMLLGYDYFQQVLHPGGSQIQARGYLLADGSGATNSYNPANKDQYALDADGNPIPVVPHFDLTDPFANQIRDISKYLYSTNIFAQSQLYSNGIYIQEQATIGKLQVLLGLRQEYYTDVLNYKSEDEEKVTQNALIPRVGLVYELNTNINLYGTYVQGYQPQTASVINDPLAGGPFDPLTSELKEIGAKSDWFEGRLSASVALYYLTEKGALYNANEPGNPDLLMQTGKDVSQGFELDLAGKITDNWSLVANYSFNEATIEESDDENLIGRQKPNAPKHAGNIWTKYIISDGSFKGLGFGLGANFVTERYGSLGSTAEPPVFPSYQLVDAALYYKMKKFQIQMNINNVLDKKHWVGGYDYLRAFPGAPRNVMTTISYVF from the coding sequence ATGGCACAAACCGGCCAGCTAGAAGGAACAGTCACCGATGAAAAAGGAAAAAAAATCGAGTACATCAATGTATTGATAGAAGGTACTGACTTGGGAGCTTTAACGGACAAAAATGGAAAATTCCATTTCGACAATGTTCCAACAGGGCCACAAACCGTCAAATTCAGTTCATTCGCTTACGAATCATTGACCCGACAAATACAAATCAACGCGGGTAAAACCACTCAAATTGATATTAGCCTAAGTGAAGGAGAATTGGAACTTCAAACGGTGGAAATCCTTGGTAGAGCAGAAACCAGTTATAAGAACACCAGTTCCTTTATAGGTACTAAGTCTTCCACCCCCATCAAAAATGTTCCCCAATCCATAGGCTATGTCACCAAGGAATTGGCCTTGGACCAAGGTGCCTTTAGGGTAAATGACGTAGTAAAAAACATCAGTGGCGTAAATCAATTTACTTTTTATAATGATATCACGATCCGCGGCCACCGTATCAAGGGACAAGATATATCAGGCAATTTGGTGAATGGCATGCGTGCATTTACCAGCTTTTGGAAACAACAGCTGATCCCTCATATTGAAAGAGTGGAAGTCATCAAAGGCCCTGCTTCAGCCCTCTTTGGCAATGCTTCTGCCGGTGGCACCATCAATAGAGTAACCAAAAAACCGCTGACTGAATCAAGACAGTCCATCACCTCCACAGTAGGAAGCTTCAATACTTTCCGGGTCTTGGGAGACTTCACCGGTCCAATGACCGAAGACAGGACCTTGCTGTACCGTCTAAACTTAGGTTATGAAAACTCCGGTAATTTCCGGGATTTACAATATGACAAAAACTTTGTTGTAGCCCCTTCATTCTCCTTCCTGCCTTCTGATAAAACCAGACTTAACCTGGATATCGTTTACCAAAACTCAGACGGTAGACTGGACAGAGGTCAGGCGGTTTTTGGTGATGGAAACCTCTATTCCGTACCAACTACAAAGGCCCTGAATGCCGCCAATGATTATTTAAAGGAAGAAAGTGTCAATGCCACCATCTCCCTTCGTCATGAATTTACAGAAGGCCTGAGCTTTAACTCCATCTTTATGAGATCCAACTATCAGGAAGATCTCTTGGAACACAGAAGCAATAATAAATATGCCGCCCTTGGCGATGGCAGCCTAGATCCAGAAAAAGTGGAAATGAGGATGTCTATCAGAAAAAGAAGTTGGAGCAATAATAACTTCAACAACTACTTCAACTACAATTTCAATACAGGAAGTGTCAGTCATAAAATGCTATTGGGCTATGACTACTTCCAGCAAGTACTTCACCCAGGCGGTTCACAGATACAAGCCAGAGGATATTTATTGGCCGACGGAAGTGGCGCCACCAATTCTTATAACCCTGCCAATAAAGACCAATATGCTTTAGATGCGGATGGAAACCCTATCCCTGTAGTACCGCATTTTGATCTGACCGACCCATTTGCCAATCAGATCAGGGATATCAGCAAATACCTGTACAGCACTAATATTTTCGCCCAATCACAGCTTTACTCCAACGGAATTTATATTCAAGAGCAAGCCACCATAGGTAAACTACAGGTACTTTTGGGCTTAAGACAGGAATATTATACGGATGTACTCAATTACAAAAGTGAAGATGAGGAAAAAGTCACCCAAAACGCCCTGATTCCAAGAGTGGGTTTGGTCTATGAACTTAATACTAATATCAACCTTTATGGTACTTATGTACAAGGCTATCAACCACAAACAGCCAGTGTAATCAACGACCCACTTGCTGGAGGGCCTTTTGATCCTTTGACCAGTGAATTAAAAGAAATTGGTGCAAAGAGCGATTGGTTTGAAGGTAGATTGAGCGCCTCTGTTGCCCTTTACTACCTTACCGAAAAAGGTGCGCTTTACAATGCCAATGAACCAGGAAACCCTGATCTGCTAATGCAAACTGGAAAAGATGTTTCCCAAGGTTTTGAACTGGACCTTGCTGGAAAAATCACTGATAACTGGAGCTTAGTGGCCAACTATTCCTTTAATGAAGCGACCATTGAAGAAAGTGATGATGAAAACCTAATCGGAAGACAAAAACCCAATGCCCCAAAACATGCAGGAAATATCTGGACCAAATACATCATTAGCGATGGTTCTTTTAAGGGGCTTGGATTTGGATTGGGCGCCAACTTTGTAACAGAAAGATATGGTTCACTAGGGTCAACTGCAGAACCGCCAGTTTTTCCTTCCTATCAATTAGTAGATGCTGCACTCTATTACAAAATGAAAAAATTCCAGATCCAAATGAACATCAACAATGTACTGGATAAAAAACATTGGGTAGGTGGATATGACTACTTGAGAGCCTTCCCTGGTGCACCTAGGAATGTAATGACCACCATTTCTTATGTCTTCTAA
- a CDS encoding sulfatase family protein — protein MPKLITQLSLLFMLSIVLSNPAFGQKHPNIVWITSEDNSKHYLSLYDENGVNTPNISALAETGLIYDHAFSNGPVCSVARSTLISGCYAPRLGAEYHRKLQKVPLPNELKMFPTYLREAGYYTTNNAKEDYNFIKNEGVWDDSSNEASYKNREDGQPFFHVYNIASTHEGSLHFDKKVMQKEPLSELPNPKELDPRHPKTDLFEYTRARYLSKIQGMDQKVGELVAELEKEGLLDDTFIFYYGDHGGVMPGSKGYLYETGLHVPLVIHIPENFKDMVTYPQGSRVKEFVSFVDFGPTVLQLAGVDIPKEMDGRPFLGLKKAYKEDKAYGYADRFDEKYDLVRSLRKGKYKYIRNYQPFNFDGLMNNYRYKQMAYKEWWELYKKGELNETQAAFFEGKPVEALYDLESDPYETNNLASDPMYKEALLDLRQDLQKWVKGMPDLSFYPEFYLIKNAFDNPVEFGKEHQSDIKAYVDIADLSLEKFENVDKSIRKALSNNDPWKRYWGIIAASSFGKEALGLRDTIENIASSDSEMIVRVRALEFLGLNGLTNPVEEMTKALYQSMDGTEALLIMNSIVLMQNGKGQYEFDIDPKRISDEVKKNEEAKRRLLYLTSGS, from the coding sequence ATGCCAAAATTGATCACCCAACTTAGTTTATTATTCATGCTAAGTATTGTCCTTAGTAACCCTGCTTTTGGACAGAAACATCCCAATATTGTCTGGATTACCTCTGAAGACAATTCAAAACATTATCTATCCTTATATGATGAAAATGGGGTCAATACCCCAAATATTTCCGCTCTTGCTGAAACTGGGTTGATTTATGATCATGCATTTTCCAATGGTCCAGTGTGTAGTGTGGCCAGGTCTACCTTGATTTCAGGTTGCTATGCGCCTAGACTAGGAGCAGAATATCACCGAAAATTGCAAAAAGTACCTTTGCCCAATGAGTTAAAGATGTTTCCCACATACCTGAGAGAGGCGGGTTATTATACCACCAATAACGCCAAAGAAGATTATAACTTCATCAAAAATGAAGGCGTTTGGGATGACTCTTCGAATGAAGCCAGCTATAAAAACCGGGAAGATGGACAGCCTTTTTTTCATGTGTATAATATTGCTTCCACGCATGAGGGGAGTTTGCACTTTGATAAGAAGGTAATGCAAAAAGAGCCATTGAGTGAATTGCCTAATCCGAAGGAATTGGATCCACGTCATCCAAAGACTGATTTGTTCGAATACACAAGAGCTAGGTATCTTTCTAAAATTCAGGGCATGGACCAAAAAGTAGGAGAACTGGTTGCTGAACTGGAGAAAGAGGGATTACTTGATGATACTTTTATTTTTTACTATGGAGACCATGGTGGGGTTATGCCTGGAAGTAAGGGCTATTTATATGAGACAGGACTGCATGTTCCCTTAGTTATCCACATTCCAGAAAACTTTAAGGACATGGTGACTTATCCACAAGGAAGTCGAGTGAAGGAGTTTGTGAGTTTTGTGGATTTCGGACCAACTGTATTACAACTGGCAGGAGTTGATATACCCAAGGAAATGGATGGAAGACCATTTTTAGGATTGAAAAAGGCTTATAAAGAAGACAAAGCCTACGGGTATGCTGATCGATTTGATGAAAAATATGATTTGGTGAGGTCCTTAAGGAAAGGTAAGTATAAATATATCAGAAATTACCAGCCATTCAATTTTGATGGACTGATGAATAACTACCGCTATAAGCAAATGGCCTATAAAGAATGGTGGGAGCTATATAAAAAGGGAGAATTAAATGAGACCCAAGCGGCCTTCTTTGAAGGAAAGCCTGTTGAAGCACTTTATGATTTGGAGAGTGACCCATATGAAACAAATAACCTTGCGAGTGATCCTATGTACAAAGAGGCTTTATTGGACCTTAGACAGGATTTGCAAAAATGGGTAAAAGGAATGCCGGATTTATCCTTTTATCCAGAGTTTTACTTGATCAAGAATGCCTTTGATAATCCAGTTGAATTTGGAAAGGAGCATCAGTCCGATATCAAGGCCTATGTGGATATCGCTGATTTAAGTTTGGAGAAATTCGAAAATGTGGATAAGTCAATTAGAAAGGCTTTGTCCAATAATGATCCTTGGAAAAGATATTGGGGGATTATTGCGGCTAGTAGCTTTGGGAAAGAAGCTCTTGGCTTGAGAGATACCATTGAAAACATAGCCTCCAGTGATTCAGAAATGATAGTGAGGGTGCGGGCATTGGAATTTTTGGGACTAAACGGTTTGACTAATCCTGTTGAAGAAATGACCAAGGCTTTATACCAATCAATGGATGGTACCGAGGCACTATTGATCATGAATTCCATTGTTTTGATGCAGAATGGAAAAGGTCAATATGAATTTGATATTGACCCCAAAAGGATTTCTGATGAAGTAAAAAAGAATGAGGAAGCCAAAAGAAGGTTATTGTACTTGACCTCAGGTTCCTAA
- a CDS encoding META domain-containing protein, with protein MKKVIYLSFFCLLGMASCSKKNIPAKSENNQEMSVQDKDFNIDFKASGNEPFWSLKIDFDKKMVFNTLSGYEIITPVPEPIRIQDVNGLSYRAETEKGSLYVTIIRSKCQDTMADKESDYQVSIQTKLKSENEYQEYRGCGNYQGDYRLNDIWALESINGEKLFEGGKAPNIEFNLRENRFYGFGGCNRINGSFSLGDQKIKFGKALSTMMACPKMEEEGIFTAKINDQEYTYQIQEGKLRLCNRDNELVFRKID; from the coding sequence ATGAAAAAGGTAATTTATTTAAGTTTTTTCTGCCTTTTGGGCATGGCCTCCTGCTCCAAAAAGAACATCCCGGCAAAAAGCGAAAACAATCAAGAAATGAGCGTACAAGACAAGGATTTCAATATCGACTTCAAAGCCAGCGGCAATGAGCCTTTCTGGTCACTGAAGATAGATTTTGACAAGAAAATGGTTTTCAACACCCTTTCTGGATATGAAATCATCACTCCTGTTCCGGAGCCTATCCGCATACAGGATGTCAATGGTCTTAGTTATAGAGCAGAAACAGAAAAAGGCAGTTTATATGTCACCATTATCCGAAGCAAATGCCAAGACACCATGGCCGACAAGGAATCTGACTACCAAGTAAGTATCCAAACCAAGCTGAAATCAGAAAATGAATACCAAGAATACCGTGGCTGTGGAAACTATCAAGGCGACTATAGGCTGAATGATATCTGGGCATTGGAAAGTATCAATGGAGAAAAGCTATTTGAAGGAGGCAAAGCTCCCAATATAGAATTTAATCTAAGGGAAAATCGCTTCTATGGCTTTGGCGGATGCAACAGGATAAATGGCTCTTTCAGCTTGGGAGATCAAAAGATCAAATTCGGAAAGGCACTTTCTACCATGATGGCCTGCCCAAAAATGGAGGAAGAAGGAATTTTCACTGCTAAAATCAATGACCAAGAATACACCTACCAAATTCAAGAAGGCAAGTTACGGCTCTGTAATCGTGACAATGAATTGGTGTTTAGAAAAATCGACTAA
- a CDS encoding protein-disulfide reductase DsbD family protein — MSTLKKSFRIAFILCLLSVSAFSQIIQPPKWELSLSDQSAEVGEEIELIFKAEIPQNWYIYSNDFDPDLGPMLTELSLEGSEGLERVGELKAIDPKRKVDKIWEGEVSYFTGKGEFRQKIKITSEQVKTNATVSYQMCSDVTGQCVPYEEDFSKTFSAKATNNTQTQEPVTTFKEQTSEESEKAQNKEVPKTEKAESPEKERKPSEQTTDLSGDPEGKQGDATDLLPFLIAAFLGGLAALLTPCVFPMIPMTVTFFTGRSKNKSHGIKNAFIYGLSIIVIYTLAGTLVAAIQGPEFANWLSTHWLPNIFFFLVFIFFALAFLGLFEITLPSGLVNKMDAKADKGGLTGVFFMAFTLVLVSFSCTGPIVGSILIESAGGEIIKPILGMFAFSLAFAVPFTLFAIFPEWLNGLPKSGGWLNAVKVVLGFLELALAFKFLSVADQVYHWGLLDRDIYLAIWIVIFALLGLYLLGKIRLPHDSPLENLSVPRLLLATITFVFVIYLIPGLFGAPLKSLSGYLPPMATHDFNLEKLIRENKGAAVSESEMTEAPKYADLLHWPHGLQGYFDYEQALRVAKKENKPLFIDFTGHGCVNCREMEAKVWSNPEVLSKLKNDFVLVALYVDERTELPESEWYTSEYDNKVKKTIGKQNADFQITRFNNNAQPYYVILDNQENMLIRPKAYDTDPQNFIEFLDNAKAEFEK, encoded by the coding sequence ATGAGCACATTGAAAAAATCATTCCGTATTGCTTTCATTTTATGCTTACTAAGTGTAAGTGCCTTTTCACAGATTATCCAGCCACCAAAATGGGAACTGTCCCTATCTGATCAATCAGCTGAAGTTGGCGAAGAAATAGAACTGATTTTTAAGGCAGAAATTCCGCAAAATTGGTATATCTATTCAAATGATTTCGATCCGGACTTGGGCCCTATGCTTACTGAGTTGAGCTTGGAGGGATCTGAAGGACTAGAAAGGGTGGGCGAACTCAAAGCCATAGATCCCAAAAGAAAGGTAGATAAAATCTGGGAAGGTGAAGTAAGCTACTTTACAGGCAAAGGCGAGTTTAGGCAAAAAATCAAGATCACTTCCGAACAAGTTAAAACAAATGCCACAGTAAGCTACCAAATGTGCTCTGATGTAACCGGGCAATGCGTGCCTTATGAAGAAGACTTCTCCAAAACCTTCAGCGCCAAAGCTACTAACAATACCCAAACTCAAGAGCCTGTCACAACCTTCAAAGAACAAACTTCTGAAGAGTCAGAAAAAGCTCAAAATAAAGAAGTCCCAAAAACTGAAAAAGCTGAGAGTCCAGAAAAGGAAAGGAAACCTAGTGAGCAAACCACTGACCTTTCAGGTGATCCGGAAGGCAAACAAGGCGATGCCACAGACTTGCTGCCATTTCTAATTGCCGCTTTCCTAGGTGGTTTAGCCGCACTCCTGACCCCTTGTGTTTTCCCAATGATCCCCATGACAGTTACCTTCTTCACAGGAAGAAGTAAAAACAAATCACATGGAATAAAAAATGCATTTATCTATGGGCTCAGTATTATTGTGATTTACACCTTGGCAGGAACCTTAGTCGCTGCTATCCAAGGCCCTGAATTTGCCAATTGGTTATCCACTCACTGGCTGCCAAACATTTTCTTCTTCTTGGTATTTATTTTCTTTGCATTGGCTTTCTTAGGCCTTTTTGAAATCACTTTGCCAAGTGGCTTGGTCAATAAGATGGATGCCAAAGCAGATAAAGGAGGCTTGACAGGAGTTTTCTTTATGGCCTTCACCTTGGTGTTGGTTTCCTTTTCCTGTACTGGCCCGATTGTAGGCTCCATCCTTATAGAATCTGCGGGTGGTGAAATCATAAAGCCAATCCTAGGTATGTTTGCCTTTTCATTGGCCTTCGCAGTTCCTTTCACCCTATTTGCTATCTTCCCAGAATGGCTGAACGGCCTTCCTAAGTCTGGAGGTTGGTTGAACGCTGTTAAAGTAGTATTGGGATTTTTGGAACTTGCACTTGCCTTCAAATTCCTAAGTGTAGCCGATCAAGTTTATCATTGGGGACTATTGGACAGGGATATTTATTTAGCCATTTGGATCGTAATCTTCGCCTTACTTGGACTTTATTTACTGGGTAAAATACGCTTGCCACACGACTCACCTCTAGAGAACCTAAGTGTACCTAGATTGCTTCTGGCCACCATCACCTTTGTATTTGTCATCTATTTGATCCCAGGGCTATTTGGTGCCCCACTTAAGTCACTGAGCGGATACCTCCCTCCAATGGCTACCCATGATTTCAATTTGGAAAAGTTGATCCGTGAAAATAAAGGGGCTGCTGTTTCTGAGAGTGAAATGACCGAAGCACCAAAATATGCCGACTTACTTCATTGGCCCCATGGACTACAAGGATATTTTGATTATGAACAAGCCCTTCGTGTTGCTAAAAAAGAAAACAAACCACTTTTCATAGATTTTACCGGTCATGGCTGTGTTAACTGTAGGGAGATGGAAGCAAAGGTTTGGTCTAATCCGGAAGTGCTCAGTAAATTGAAAAATGATTTCGTCTTGGTGGCATTGTATGTCGATGAAAGAACTGAACTTCCAGAATCAGAATGGTATACATCTGAATATGACAATAAAGTGAAGAAAACCATTGGCAAACAGAATGCTGATTTCCAGATCACACGATTCAATAATAATGCACAGCCTTATTATGTCATTTTGGACAATCAAGAAAATATGTTGATAAGACCAAAAGCCTACGATACTGATCCGCAGAATTTTATAGAATTCCTGGACAATGCCAAGGCTGAATTTGAAAAATAA
- a CDS encoding TrpB-like pyridoxal phosphate-dependent enzyme, producing MKNRKILLSESEIPDKWYNIVADMPNKPLPPLHPVTKEPIGPEALADLFPEELIKQEVTTEKWVDIPDEVRNIYSIWRPTPMYRAYGLEKALDTPAKIYYKYEGVSPSGSHKPNTAVPQAYYNKQAGVKRITTETGAGQWGSALSFACKHFDIDCEVYMVRLSYDHKPYRKVMMNTWGAKVFPSPSEATEVGKKILEKDPNTSGSLGIAISEAIERAVTDPETKYALGSVLNHVKLHQTIIGLEAVKQMEKAGDMPDIVIAPFGGGSNFAGLAFPFLRLNLEEGKNIRCIASEPTSCPKLTKGVFRYDFGDNVGMTPLLPMYTLGHNFVPAPIHAGGLRYHGAGVIVSQLLRDQLIEASAHDNIEVFEAGVTFAQAEGIIPAPEATHGIATAIKEAQKCKEEGVSKTILFNLCGHGNFDMKAYEDYFAGKIVKHELSDEDIQKSLAELDTPLIS from the coding sequence ATGAAAAACCGTAAAATTCTTCTTAGTGAAAGTGAAATCCCAGATAAGTGGTATAATATCGTTGCTGATATGCCCAATAAGCCACTACCACCGCTTCATCCTGTGACCAAAGAGCCAATTGGTCCTGAAGCATTGGCAGACTTATTTCCTGAAGAACTCATCAAACAAGAAGTTACTACTGAAAAGTGGGTAGATATTCCAGATGAGGTAAGAAATATTTATTCCATTTGGAGACCAACGCCAATGTATAGGGCCTATGGCTTGGAAAAGGCTTTGGATACACCTGCTAAAATATATTATAAATATGAAGGTGTGAGCCCATCTGGTTCTCACAAACCTAATACTGCTGTTCCTCAAGCTTACTACAATAAGCAAGCAGGCGTCAAAAGAATAACTACTGAGACCGGTGCTGGACAGTGGGGAAGTGCCTTAAGTTTTGCTTGTAAACACTTTGATATAGACTGTGAGGTGTATATGGTGAGGTTATCCTATGATCATAAGCCATACAGAAAAGTGATGATGAATACCTGGGGAGCAAAGGTTTTTCCATCTCCTTCTGAGGCTACAGAAGTGGGCAAGAAGATTTTGGAGAAGGACCCTAATACTTCAGGTTCTTTGGGGATTGCCATTTCTGAGGCCATTGAACGCGCTGTAACAGATCCTGAAACTAAATATGCTCTGGGAAGTGTGCTCAACCATGTAAAGCTTCATCAGACTATCATTGGCCTGGAAGCTGTGAAGCAAATGGAAAAAGCAGGAGATATGCCGGATATTGTGATTGCGCCTTTTGGCGGTGGATCCAATTTTGCCGGCTTGGCCTTCCCTTTTTTAAGGCTGAATTTGGAAGAGGGGAAAAATATACGCTGTATTGCCAGTGAGCCTACTTCCTGTCCAAAATTGACCAAAGGGGTGTTCAGGTACGACTTTGGGGATAATGTAGGAATGACGCCACTTTTGCCCATGTACACCTTGGGCCATAATTTTGTTCCGGCGCCTATCCATGCCGGTGGATTGAGATATCACGGGGCAGGGGTGATTGTAAGCCAATTGCTAAGAGATCAATTGATAGAAGCGAGTGCCCATGATAATATAGAAGTATTTGAAGCAGGTGTAACTTTTGCCCAAGCTGAAGGGATTATCCCTGCTCCTGAAGCGACACATGGAATAGCGACTGCCATCAAGGAAGCTCAAAAATGTAAGGAAGAAGGTGTCTCTAAAACCATTCTTTTCAATCTCTGTGGCCATGGGAATTTTGATATGAAAGCCTATGAAGATTATTTTGCCGGAAAGATCGTCAAGCACGAATTAAGTGATGAGGATATCCAAAAATCCTTAGCTGAATTAGATACCCCTTTGATCTCATAA
- a CDS encoding YeiH family protein — MERSNHIGTKIIGFQRFLDRAISLRQLLFVLAGIICLFPFVSASFALLLGLVFAFFVGNPIGESGQKLTDYLLQLAVVGLGFSIQAPEAIAMGKQAFPLILTAILSTLVLGLVIGKVFKSGQALSFLIAAGTAICGGSAIATVSPVIKAKQSEVTIALGAVFVLNALALFVFPFIGDLLGLSPQQFGTWCAIAIHDTSSVVGAASQFGDQALAIATTLKLARAMWIIPVALIAAVAFSKKASKVKIPYFIGLFVIAVLLNSYLPEIGMIRSYIVSLSHACMCLAIFLVGSSLSKKVLFSGGPKILLQASLLWLVIGSATLWAIIKFY; from the coding sequence ATGGAAAGAAGCAATCATATCGGCACTAAGATTATCGGATTCCAAAGATTTTTGGACCGGGCAATTAGCTTAAGGCAATTGCTGTTTGTTTTGGCTGGGATTATCTGCTTGTTTCCATTTGTATCGGCATCCTTTGCTTTATTGTTGGGATTGGTATTTGCCTTTTTTGTCGGTAACCCAATTGGAGAAAGTGGGCAAAAGCTGACCGACTATCTATTGCAGCTGGCAGTGGTGGGCCTTGGTTTTAGCATTCAAGCACCAGAAGCTATTGCTATGGGAAAGCAAGCGTTTCCATTGATTTTGACAGCAATCCTAAGTACGCTGGTTCTTGGATTGGTAATAGGAAAAGTCTTTAAATCAGGTCAGGCACTATCTTTTTTGATTGCTGCAGGCACGGCCATTTGTGGAGGAAGTGCCATAGCCACAGTTAGTCCGGTCATCAAGGCCAAGCAGAGTGAGGTGACCATTGCTTTGGGTGCTGTATTTGTCTTAAATGCTTTGGCATTGTTTGTATTTCCCTTCATAGGCGACTTGTTAGGTCTAAGTCCTCAGCAGTTTGGAACTTGGTGTGCCATTGCTATTCATGATACCAGTTCTGTGGTGGGTGCGGCCAGCCAGTTTGGTGATCAGGCTTTGGCCATTGCGACCACTTTGAAATTGGCCAGGGCAATGTGGATAATTCCTGTGGCACTGATTGCAGCCGTAGCGTTTTCTAAGAAGGCCAGTAAGGTAAAGATTCCTTATTTTATAGGGCTTTTTGTAATTGCAGTACTGCTCAATAGTTATTTGCCTGAGATTGGAATGATCAGGTCATATATCGTTAGCCTTTCTCATGCATGCATGTGCCTGGCAATATTTCTGGTAGGAAGCAGTTTGTCCAAGAAAGTACTTTTCAGCGGAGGCCCTAAAATATTATTGCAGGCTAGCTTGCTTTGGTTGGTCATAGGATCCGCTACTTTATGGGCGATCATCAAATTTTATTAA
- a CDS encoding LysR family transcriptional regulator, producing the protein MFDFRLQVFHTVAKRLNFTKAAEELYITQPAVTKHIRQIEAHYKVKLFDRQGSKISLTPAGHSLFEYAEQIFAIYRNLEFEMNNFAQSHRGLLRIGASTTVAQYLLPPILASFHDKFKDIRLSLTTGNTEQIERLLHNQEIDLGVIEGHSKQTLFKYTEFIKDELLLIARTGHPKGKKGAISKEELLETSLLLREPGSGTLEVIAHALKPLGIKLGQLKKEMQLGSTESIKRYLMNSNAMAFLSVFTVLKELENKEFSVIEMDELNIERYFFFIQPHGQGDSLSDLFMKFALHYNLR; encoded by the coding sequence ATGTTTGATTTTAGACTTCAAGTGTTTCATACGGTGGCCAAGCGGCTTAATTTTACCAAGGCTGCAGAAGAATTGTATATTACCCAGCCAGCTGTTACGAAACATATCCGCCAGATAGAGGCACATTATAAAGTAAAGCTATTTGATCGGCAGGGCAGTAAAATTTCACTTACTCCTGCCGGTCATTCCCTGTTTGAGTATGCAGAACAGATTTTTGCGATATACCGAAATTTGGAGTTTGAGATGAACAATTTTGCCCAGTCCCATCGGGGATTGTTGAGGATCGGGGCGAGTACTACAGTGGCGCAGTATCTCCTTCCGCCTATTTTGGCTTCTTTTCATGATAAGTTTAAGGATATCAGGCTCAGTTTGACCACCGGTAACACCGAACAAATAGAGCGGCTGCTGCACAATCAGGAAATTGATTTGGGTGTAATAGAGGGACATTCAAAACAGACCTTGTTCAAGTACACCGAATTTATCAAAGACGAACTTTTATTAATAGCCAGAACTGGCCATCCGAAAGGAAAGAAGGGAGCCATTTCAAAAGAAGAATTACTGGAGACATCTTTATTATTAAGAGAGCCAGGTTCAGGAACACTGGAGGTAATTGCCCATGCCCTCAAGCCCTTGGGCATAAAATTGGGGCAGCTCAAGAAGGAAATGCAATTGGGAAGCACGGAAAGTATCAAGCGGTATTTGATGAACTCCAATGCCATGGCTTTTTTATCAGTATTCACGGTGTTAAAGGAGCTTGAGAATAAGGAATTCTCGGTGATAGAAATGGATGAACTGAATATAGAGCGTTATTTCTTTTTCATCCAGCCTCATGGTCAAGGTGATTCTTTATCAGATTTGTTTATGAAATTTGCCCTTCATTATAACCTCAGGTAA